The genomic DNA GGATGTCATTGTACATGTAGGTACACATGGGAATGTAGAGTTTCTTCCGGGCAAAGGCGTGGGGCTTTCTGATGCCTGTCTGCCGGATATATCGATTCATGAACTCCCGCATCTCTATATCTACAACGCAGATAATTCACCTGAAGGGATCATTGCCAAGAGGCGGAGTTATGCCACTTTGGTGGACCATATGCAGACCGTGATGACCCAGGGTGGACTCTATGAGGAGCTTGAGGAACTCGGGCGCTATCTGGGAGAATACGAGCAGGCCCGGATTACCGATAAGGGACGGGCCCATGTCCTGGAACATTTGATTTTGGACCTGATGAAGAAGATCAATCTGGATAAGGAAATTAAACTTACCGATGATCTGCCTTTCGAAACAGCGGCCAAAGCTGCGCATGACGCCTTAAGCCGGATCAGAAATACACAGATTCAGGATGGAATGCATATCTTTGGGGAGCTTCCGGAAGGGGATAAGCGGATTGACTTTATCAACTCCGTCCTGCGTTACGATGCCGGAGAAGAGGTATCGCTTCGCAAGATGATCTGTAGATTAATGGGACTGGATCTAAAGGATCTCCTCAGCGATCAGGGAGCCATAGACGCCCATTACCTTAAGAGCCACGGAGAGCTTTTGGAAGAGATCGACATCCTGAGCCGGGAACTTATCAAGAAAGTTTTAAATAATAATAGTGGAGAATTAGGGAGAGCGCTGGAAGAAATTCTTGGTGAGAGGATGAGGGATGAGAGCCACTTAGAAGGGCTTGATTTAGTGAGAAGGCAAATCCTGGAGCTTGATTCCCGGATAGAGGACTCCAAAGAAATAGAGGCCCTCTTGCACGGACTTGAAGCCGGCTATATCCCGGCCGGTCCTTCCGGTCTGATTACCAGGGGCCGGGCCGATGTACTCCCGACCGGCCGAAATTTCTACTCCCTTGACCCGCAGCGGATTCCAACCAAGGCTGCCTGTCAGGTGGGTGAAAGGCTGGCCCATGCTCTCATTGAGAAATACCGGCGCGAAGAGGGAAGGATCCCGGAAAATGTGGCCATACACTGGATGTGTGCTGATATTATGTGGTCTGATGGAGAAGGGATGGCCCAAATTATGCGCCTGTTGGGAGTTAAGCCTTGCTGGCTCTCGAATGGCCGGGTGAGGGGGTTCGAGATTATCCCTCTAGAAGAGCTGGGCAGGCCGAGGATAGATGTAACCATCCGCGTCTCCGGTATAACCAGGGATAATTTTCCGAATTGCATTGAACTCGTGGACGAGGCCGTCCAGGCCGTGGCTGCATTGGATGAATCGGTTGAGATGAATTTCGTGAGGAAGCATGTCCTGGAACAGATGGCTTCTCAGGGAGAATCGCCGGCGAATAAGGATGCCTGGCGGAAGGCTACGTTAAGGGTGTTTGCCTCCAAACCCGGCACCTATATGCCCGGGGTCAACCTGGCGGTTTATGCCTCGGCCTGGAAGGAAGAGAAAGACCTGGCCGATGTCTTTATTTACTGGAACGGCTATGCCTACGGCAAAGGCATTTATGGTCAGGAATCTCATGAACAGTTGATTCATAGCCTGAAGACGGTGGATGTCACCTTTAATAAGGTGGTAACGGATGAGTACGACCTTTTTGGCTGCTGTTGTTATTTCGGCAACCACGGCGGGATAACGGCTGCGGCGCGGAACATCTCCGGTAAGGAGGTAAAGACCTATTATGGAGATACCCGGGAGCCGGAACATGTGGAGGTGAAGGACCTGGCAGACGAGGTAAGGAGGGTGGTGCGGACCAAACTGCTCAACCCGAAGTGGATTGAAGGCATGAAGCGCCACGGGTACAAAGGCGCCGGGGATATATCCAAACGGGTCGGCCGGGTCTATGGCTGGGAGGCCACCACCCAGGAGGTTGATGACTGGATATTTGATGACATCGCCAGGACCTTTATTCTAGACGAAGAGAACCGGGAATTCTTTGAGGAGCACAATCCCTGGGCGCTGGAAGAGATGGCCAGAAGGCTGCTGGAAGCGGAGAAAAGGGGTCTATGGGCGGCGGACCCGGAGGTCTTAAATGAATTAAAGGATGCATACCTGGCCATAGAGGGATGGATAGAAGAAAGAATGGAAGGGGTGGAAGGAGATTTCCAGGGCGGTTCCATAGACGTCTTGACCCCTGATGACGTAGAGAATTGGGGGGAGATGATGCAGGGAATTAAGGACAAAGTAAGATCGGTGACAGGGAATAAGTAATGAGTTATGAGTGCGTCCAGGTTCTTTGGAGACTTCATGGATAATCTGATAATCTTGCGTTTCTTCAGCGAACTTCTTTGTCCCTTCGCTTCACGGCTTCCGCAGCGACCCTTTCGGGGCTTGCAGGTGGGGAATGCTTGCCCCTTCCGGCCTCTAAAGGGCTGGCTTTCCCCTTCCTGCGCGCCCTCGATGGGTTCCCCCCTTCTACAGCAAGTTTCGCTCGGAGACAAATGGTTCGCTTAAAACCCAGGAAACCCCAGATGAGATGAAGCATTGAAAGGAGAATAGAAAGATCGGATGAAAACAAAAAGAGTGACATATCCCTTCACCGCCATAGTAGGCCAGGAGAAGATGAAGAGCGCCTTGATTTTGAATGCTGTTAATCCCAGGCTGGGAGGGGTGCTCATCCGCGGAGAAAAAGGGACTGCCAAATCAACGGCCGTTCGTGCGCTGGCCAATCTTCTCCCGGAGATAGAGGTGGTCGCGGACTGTAAATTTGGTTGTGAGCCGCATGTAAAAGAAAAGATGTGTCAGGAGTGTGCGGCCCGTCTTGAACAGGGAGAAAGCCTGCCGGTTGGGAGGAGAAAGATTCGCGTGGTTGATCTGCCGGTGAGTTCCACAGAAGACAGGGTGGTGGGTACGCTGGACATAGAACAGGCGATAAAAAAAGGAGAAAAGAGGTTTGAGTCCGGTATCCTGGCCGAAGCGAACCGGGGTATTCTCTACGTGGACGAGGTCAATCTCCTTGATGACCATATCGTGGATGTGCTTCTGGATTCGGCGGCGATGGGTGTGAACATCATGGAGAGGGAGGGTGTTTCCTATTCTCATCCCGCTCAATTTATTCTGGTGGGGACTATGAATCCGGAAGAAGGAGAACTGCGCCCCCAGCTTCTGGATCGTTTCGGACTCTGTGTGAACGTGGAGGGGATCATTGATCCGGATCTGAGGGTAGAGGTTGTTAAAAGAAGAGCCGCGTATGAAGAAGACCCCGTGCAGTTCCGGAAGGCCTGGCAAGAGGAAGAAAATAAACTCCAGGAGGCCATTGTCCGGGCGAAGGAGCTTTTGGACCGGGTAATTGTGTCCGATGACATGCTGCATCTGATCGCCCGCGTCGCGATTGAAATGCACGTGGATGGGCACCGGGCAGATATTACCATAATGAAGGCGGCAAAGACGTTTGCCGCTTTTCATGGACGGGAAAAGGTCTCTAAAGAAGATATCCAAACGGTCGCGGAAATGGCGCTGCAACACAGGATGCGGAGAAAACCCTTTCAAAAGGCCGGTGTAGAGGCGGGAAAAATAGAAGAAATTATTCGTGGTGACTTTGAGAATGTACATGCTCATGCGCATGTCCATAGCCATAAGCACACCCACAAATGAGAAATATTAGGCGCATGCATGAATTGGACTAAAGAAAACGTTTATCCCTTTTCCGCTGTTGTGGGTCAAGACGACCTGAAGATGGCGTTGTTGCTCAATGCCGTCTTACCTTCCATCGGCGGAGCGCTCATTCGGGGAGAGAAGGGAACCGCCAAGTCAACAGCGGTTCGGGCCCTGGCCGCCCTTTTGCCTGAGATCGAGGTGGTTCCGGGATGTCTTTTCAATTGCGCTCCTCATGACTATCAAGGTTTGTGTGCTGACTGTAAGGCAAGGGTAAAGCAAGGAGATACCCTGCCTGTTATCAGCAGAAAGATCAGTGTGATCGATCTTCCCTTGGGGTGCACAGAGGACCGGGTGGTGGGAATGATTGACCTCGAGTATGCGATAAAGGAGGGGAAAAAGCGATTTGAACCCGGACTGCTTGCCGGGGCCCACCGGGGTATTCTTTATATTGACGAGGTCAACCTCCTGCACGATCATATCGTGGATATTATTCTCGATGCTGCGGCTATGGGGATCAATATTGTCGAACGGGAAGGGATCGCTTATACACATCCGGCCGAATTTATCCTGATCGGAACCATGAATCCGGAGGAAGGAGAACTACGGCCCCAGCTTCTGGATCGGTTTGGGTTGTGTGTCCAGGTGGAAGGTATAGAGAGTCCGGGCGAAAGGGTAGAAGTGATCAAGCGCCGGGAGGATTTTGAAAAAGACCCGGATGAATTTATTAAGCGCTATCAGAATGCCCAGCATGCGCTGGAGCAAAGGGTAATTGGGGCCAGAAAAGTTATTCCCTCTGTCCGTATCCCGGAAGAGATGCTCCGTCTCTGTTCTACACTGGCACTGGAGGCTTATGTGGCCGGGCAACGTGCGGATATCATCATGAGAAAAACAGCCATAGCCGTTGCCGCTTTCGATGGGAGAAAAGAAGTTACTGAAGATGATATCAAAAGAGCGGCAGGATTTGTGCTCCTTCATCGGATGAGGATGCCTCCTCAGCCCCGCCACGAGGAAAAGGAGAGAGAAGAGCCGGACGAATCTTCCGCAGATAAAGATCAAACCCGCGCTGAGTCAAGGGACAACAAGGCAGAAAGTCAAAAGGAAGGCCGGGGGGATAAAGAGCAGGAAGGACGTTCATCCAGAGGGCAAGGGGAAGGGGAGCAGGAAGACCAGGGGGCAGGGCGCTCTTCTTTGGAAACGGTTTTTTCCACAGGCACGCCCTTCCGGGTCAAGCCTATACAGGCGGAGAAGGACCGGGTAGTACGTAAGGGTTCGGGGCGTAGGAGCCGGACCGAGACATCCACGAAAGCGGGTCGCTATGTCAGAAGCACATTGAGCCACAGAGACGCGGACTTTGCCCTTGACGCCACGATCCGGGCGGCCGCCCCTTATCAGAGGGAAAGGAAAAGGGAAGATATAGCCATTGCCATTGAAAAGAGTGACATCAGGGGAAGGAGAAGAGAGAAGAAGATCGGCAATTTTATCGTTTTTGTGGTGGATGCCAGCGGCTCTATGGGTGCGGGCAAACGCATGATCGCAACCAAAGGGGCCATCCGCTCCCTCCTTATAGATGCCTATCAGAAGAGAGATCGGGTGGCTATGGTAGCCTTTAGGGGAGACCGGGCGGAGGTGCTCCTGCCCCCAACCAACAGTATCGAACTCACCTATAAGCTCCTGGAAGAGCTGCCGACCGGCGGGAAGACCCCTTTGTCACATGGAATAACCCTGGGATATGAGGTCATTGAGAGTTATTTCCATAAGGACCCCAATATCTATCCTATGTTTATTTTGATCTCCGACGGCAAGGCGAATATAGGCCTGTATGGAGGAAAACCAGTTATGGAGTCTATGGAGATAGCCAATGTGATACGAGATGATTCCCGTATCCGGAGTGTGGTAATCGATGTGGAGAAGGCCGGTATGATCTCATTTGGCCTGGCCTGTCAACTTTCAGCCCAGATGGGGGCACGGTATTTTAAGATCGATGACCTCAAGGCAAATGACCTGCTTGAGGCTATCCGGAACGACTTATTCCAATAGCTGGATATTCAGTCCTATTTTGCTTTAATCCACAACAACCTGGCCACATTAGGCCCTGGATTTTCCCATTGACTCGGCATCTCTGCGGTCAGATAGATCACGTCTCCGGCGCGGATAGTGTAAGTAGCATTACTGATAACCATTTTTAATTTGCCTGAAAGGACATAGCCTATCTCCTCGCCTTTATGAAGGAAAAAATGGGCAGGCAGCTCTTGGTGGGGCTCTATTTCAATGATATAGGGTTCCATGTTGCCCTGAAAATCCGGCGGTGTTAAAAGCTTACCCTGGATCGATCCGGTAGGGATATCCTCAAACCCTGCTTCTACAGCCTCAGCAGCCGGAAAGATGATCTGTTTTTCTGATTTTGAAGACGGTTGTAATAGTGAACCGACATCAACTGAAAGGACCTCGGCCATCTTCAGAAGGGCCGGCAGTGAGGGATAAATAATGTCGGTCTCTACCTGGGAGATAGTGCTGGGAGTAACTCCCACTAGTTTTGCAAGCTCAGCCTGAGATAAGCCCTGTTTCATCCGGAGTTCTTTGACGCGAGAGCCCAGGTTGATCCCATTGGCCCCTTGTTTTTGCCTGTCAAATGTGATGGCGAGACCTTTTGTCCAGTAGCGGTAAGGTTCATGCATATCCGCTGTGCTGCGACCTTCGGCCTTTAGAATGGTCAGGGTTGTGGTGCCTCTTTTTATAGAAAGGTCGATGGCCACCTGGGCAATCTGATTGATCTGGGCCCTGAGTTGGGGCGAGTGAGCCAATTTTTCCATTATCCAGTAGGCTATAGTATTCAATTCATAGAGGCGGGGGCAGGAATGAGAATAAAACTTCTGTACGGCCTCTTCCCCTCCCCAGAGTTTTTGCATGCCCGTGATACTTTCAAATACGAGACGGACATCTCCGCTTAAAGCCTCATGGAGCCCATAGAGGGCTTCTATTACATAGTCCATGTCTCCCGGCTTTTCCACCCTCCTGATATGGCAGAGGCGTTCAGGATCAGGTTCTTCGTAGAATTTCATGAAGACGGAGGTGGATGCTCCCTTACCGCAGGTGAAGGCGTCAAGGATAGTAAGATTCGGGCTGTCCGCCAGGGGACCCAGTTTATCAAGGAGGTTCCTGGGGGAGCGGTCAAAGGTGACATAAATTACCGGCTTATGATTGGATAGTGATGCCTGGAGAAAATTAAGACAAAAGACCGATGCCAGGCTGCCGGAATGATCATACCAGACCACGTTATCACCGATGAAGAGACCGCCGAGCAGTCGGTCCAAGTGACTTACTCCAGAACTAACAGACGCCTTTTTGCGCATTGGCAATACCCCTTCTTTCAGTTAAGATAATAAATTTCATACTCTTGATCTGTCTATGAGTCAAGATTTCTCCTGAAGATGTTCTATCAACAGAGGCGTTAGAGAAAATTAGTACAAATAACTTAGCTATTGACAAAACCCGGCTTTTATAATAGCAAGTTATCTGGTTGTGACCAACACAACGGCGTGCTGGTCGCAGATGACGATGATGTCCGCCTACCCTAAGTGGTAGTGCGGTTTTTTTTTGCCCGGATTGTTAAGTATAACTGTTTTGACTATTAATTTATTCAGTATAACTATCAGAAAAAACATTACGCAGGAGGGAAAAGAATTATGTCATTTAGCAAACCAAATCGAAGCGCCGCTACCCTGACTACAACCAGGGTGACACCCGCCCCCGGGTCAGGAATTTGCGTGACCTGTGTGGACGGCTGTGAAGGGCCGTGCGAAATCGGCCGGTCAGCCCTTAAGGGGAGAGAGGTGATATATCCTGCGCCTTTTGGAGTCATCACCTCTGGTTCGGAAAAGGACTACCCGGTAGATTTCTCCCATTTTAATATCCAGGGTACGGCTGTGGGCGCCGTGGGAATTGAGGCCGATTCCGATAAGGCCACGTTCCCGGCCGTGGATACGACTACGGCTGTGGGTGCGGGCGGCAACATCAAGCTGAATTTTCCGGTGTTTACCGGTGCAGTTGGGTCCACGGATATCGCCCGTATTAACTGGGAAGATGTGGCTGTGGGTGCAGCCATCTCGGGTGTGCTGGTAGTTGCGGGTGAAAATATTTGTGGCATGGATTCTCAGGCGGAATTCAAGAATGGGAAAATATCCAGGTCGCCGGAGATGGAACGTCGCATTAACGCCTTCCGTCAATGGTACGACGGGACCGGCGGTATTATTATTCAGGCCAATGTGGAAGACACCAAGTTGGGTGTGCCGGAATATGTGATTGGGCAGTTAGGCATCGAGATATTTGAATTAAAGTGGGGCCAGGGCGCCAAAGACATCGGCGGCGAAGTCAAGTTGCATTCGATCGAGAGGGCCTTGCAGTTGAAGGAGCGGGGTTATATCGTGCTCCCGGATCCAACCAATCCCGCCGTCCAGGCCGCCTTTAAGGCCGGTGGTATAACAGAATTTGAACGGCATTCCCGCCTCGGCATGGTAGATGAGGAGGCCTTTTACAAATCGGTCGAACACCTGCGGTCTGTCGGCGCAAAGCATGTGACTCTTAAGACCGGGGCCTATCGCCCGGCAGATCTGGCGCGGGCCATTAAGTTCTCTTCAAATGCCAAGATTGATCTCCTTACCATAGACGGAGCCGGCGGCGGAACCGGCATGAGTCCCTGGCGTATGATGAATGAGTGGGGCATACCCACCGTGCAGTTAGAATGCCTGACCTATCAGATGTGTCAGCGGCTGGCGGCCAGGGGAGCCTATATCCCGCCCATTGCCATAGCGGGCGGTCTCTCTCTGGAAGACCATATCTTTAAGGCCCTGGCGCTGGGCGCTCCCTATGTCAAGGCCATTTGCCTGGGACGGGCCATTCTCACCGCGGCCATGGTGGGCAAGACCCATGGAAAGTTAATGGCGCAAAAAATGGAGTTGGAAGGTGAAGATGTAGAGCAAGGATACCTGCGCCTCTTTGGCGTAGGGGCGCAACTTAAAGAACGCTTTGGCAAAGACTTTACCAAACTTCCGGGCGGGGCCATAGGTATGTATTCTTATATTGACCGGCTGAAACAGGGCCTCCAGCAACTTATGGCCGGGTCCAGAAAATTTGCCCTCAAATACATTGATCGTAATGATCTGGTGGCCTTGACCAGGGATGCGGCGGAAGTCTCCGGAATTTCCTATGTTATGGAGTCCGATGCAGCAGAAATAGATAAGATATTAGGCTAATCTTGATGAACTCGTAGAAAGTAAAAGTTTGGACGGCACAGTAAAAAGTTTCAGTTGCAAGGCGCGCAAATCCTATTATCCGTTGTCCGTCAACAAACCATGCACTTACGGTGAACGGTAAACAGTGAACGGTGAACTATTTCCATAGCTACGCCGCAGTGATCCGCCGGAGGCGGACAACGCAGCAAATGGACTTTTTAAGAAGCCGTTAATCTTAAACATTAGTAAGGGAGGAAGCAAGCTATGTTAAATGTGATATGCAAACACAACTGCAAGTCCTGTTTTGCACTGCCGGTATGCGCAGTGGGGGCCATAATAGACCAGCAGGGTTCCATCTATGTGGATACCGACAAATGCATCGGCTGCGGCTGTTGCCGCACCGTATGTGTCACCTTCGGATACGACAAGGCCCTGAAAGACAAGACCGTAGAGTGGCTTAAAGGAGCCGCATAGGGATTTCCATCTCGGACGCAGAGGAACGTCCGCCTCAGGCGGACGTCCTAATTGATTTAGCTGTAGGAAACAGGGAGAACGAGAAATGAACGGATGGATCGGGCGTTGTCTGAGGATAAACCTGACCGAAGGAAGACATAATATTGAGGAGATCGATCCCGGGCTGCTCGAAAGGTTTATAGGGGGGCGGGGCCTGGGCGCCAGGATTTTTACAGACGAAGTTTCCCCTCAGGTAGATCCGCTTTCCCCTGAAAACAAACTCGTCTTTTCTTCGGGTCCCCTGGTGGGCACAGGGGCTATAACCGGGGCCTCGTGCAATGTAATAACCAAGTCCGCATTAACCGGCGGACTGGCCTGTGCAAAGATGCGCGGACATTTTGGCGCCGAGCTGAAATTTGCCGGCTTTGACCTGCTAATCGTAGAAGGCAAGGCCGAGATGCCGGTTATTATCTCGATTATGGATGACAAGGTGAGGCTTATCCCGGCCCTGGAATACTGGGGCCGTACCACGGTGGAAACCGAGGAACTGTTTAAGAATAACCTGGGTGATCCGTGGAGCGCACGGGAAACCTATCTGGTTTCCATTGGTCCGGCAGGCGAGAAACTTTTGCCCCTGGCCAACCTGATTAATGACCGGTTCCTCCCGGTAGGGGGCGCGGGCATCGGCGCGGTTATGGGTTCAAAGAACCTTAAGGCCATTGCCGTCAGAGGTCGGCACTCCCTCCAGGTGGCGGATGGGAATCGATTCATGCAGGTGGTCACCACCCTGATTAATAAGCTCAACAGCGCCCCTCTTACCCAGTCCATGTCGCAAACGGGAACTGCTTTTCTGGTGGGGTTATGTTATCAGAAAGGAATCCTGCCACAGAATAATTTTCGCCGTGCCCCGCTTCCGTTAAGAAATATCGCTACTGATGCCCTGAACAGCGCCTTTGCCTTGAGGAGTCGCGGCTGCTTTGCGTGCCCTATCGCCTGCATCAAAAAGGCGGATGTTAAATACTCTGCCTACGAAGGGAAGGGGATGGCCCCGACCTATCTGGCCATCGGTTCTCTGGGGGTGAATTGCGGGATTACCGACCTGACTACGATCGGTATGGCGAGTATGATGTGCGGGGAAATGGGATTGGACCCCGTAGCTGCCGGAGGGACTCTCGCCACTATCATGGAATTAGTGGAGAAAAAAGTGGTCACCCCTGAGGAGCTAAAAATTGACCTTCGGTTCGGCAACGGGGAGGCCATGGTGGAGGCGCTACACCTGATGGCCACTAAAAAAGGATATGCCAGACGTCTGGGTCAGGGCGGGCGGGCCCTGGCCAAAGAGTTCGGAAGGCCGGAGGTCTTTATGGGCGTAAAGGGTCATTCTCTGTCTCCTTTTGACCCGCGCGCCATTCAGGGCATGGGACTTCATTTTGCGACATGTAACTATGGGCCGCATCATCTGTTCGCCTACACGTTCATTGACGAACTCCTTAATGTACATCAAATTCTTGATCCATGGGAAATTGGCGGAAAGCCTTTGCTTGTGAAGGAGTATCAGAATACCACCGCTGTCATGGACTCTCTGGGGCTGTGCAATTGGCCTCTGATGGGACTCAAATTCAATAACTACGTACCCATGGTGAACAGTTGCCTGGGAACGAATTATAAGGCAGATGACCTTTTGTTTATCGGTGAAAGGATCTGGAACCTGGAGAGGATGTTTAACCTGAAAGCGGGATTTGACCGGACGCATGATACACTTCCGGAGCGGTTTATCAAGGAACCGGTTCCTGATGGGCCGGCCGAGGGGCAAGTCAGCAGGATAGAGGAGATGATCCCTGAATATTATCATCTCAGGGGCTGGAATGAACAGGGTGAGCCACGGCCTGAGACGTTACAGGCATTGAACTTGGAGGTGTGAGAGTGCCAAGAATAAAGATCGATCATACCAAATGCACCGGGTGCAGGCATTGTGAGACGGCCTGCTCACTCAACCATGTGGCAAATACGGTAAATCCTAGACGGGCCCGTATAAGGGTGATGAGGGACGGCAATCGCTACTACCCGGTGATCGCCGGGCCGTTTGTGGATGCGGCCTGCACTTCAAAACACTACATCGTCATTGGTGAGCAGACTTATGACATGTGCGCCTTCTGCCGGGCCTCCTGTCCGGAAAAACCGTATTTCGTGGAGGCTGAGACCGGTATCCCTTTGAAATGTGATTTTTGTGGCATACCGCCCAGTCCTTCCTGTGTGCGCTGGTGCAACACCGGTGCCCTGGAACTGGTAGAGGACTAGACGCAAATATAAAAAAGATGGTCCCCATGGAGATTCAAATTAACGATAATCGACTCATCGGATCGGTAATGGTAGTCGGAGGTGGAATTGCCGGGATCCAGGCGGCTATGGATCTGGCGGATGGCGGTTTTTATGTCTATCTGATCGAAAGGTCATCGGCCATAGGTGGTATCATGGCCGGTCTGGATAAGACCTTTCCGACCAATGACTGCGCCCTCTGAATACTGGCGCCCAAGCTCGTGGAGGCCGGTCGGTCTCCAAATATAAAAATCATTACCAACGCCGAGGTCCAGGAAGTATCGGGTACTGCCGGAAACTTTCGGGTCAAGGTACGGCGACAGCCACGTTATGTGGATGAAACCAAGTGTACGGCTTGTGGGGTCTGTGCGCAGTACTGCCCGGTTACCATCCCGGATCCTCATAACCAGAATCTATCCCAGAAAAAAGCCATTGATATTCTTTATACGCAGGCCGTGCCTTCCGCCTATGCGGTTAATCCTGATTATTGCCTGTTTTTGAACAGACGGGAGTGTAAACAGTGCACCCGGGCCTGTCAGGCCGGGGCAATCGATTTTAATCAGAGGTCAGAGGTCTCTACCTATCAGGTTGGCTCTGTTATCTTAGCTACCGGCTTTAAGCAGGTCAACCCGGCAAAATTAAAGACGTATCATTACCAGGACTCCCCTAATGTTGTTACCGGTCTGGAATTTGAAAGGATATCCAGCGCTTCCGGCCCTTACGTAGGCAGGATTCTCCGGCCTTCTGATTTACAAAAGCCCCGAAAGATCGCTTTCATACAATGTGCCGGTTCCCGGGATAATGCCTCCGGTAAAAGCTATTGTTCGTCAGTGTGCTGCAAATATGCGGTTAAAGATGCCATAGTGGCCTTAGAGCATGAGCCGGATCTGGATATTACGATATTCTTTATGGATATGCGGATGTACGGCAAGGGGCTGGAGGCCTTTTATGAACGGGCGAAGGAATGCGGGATAAAATTTGTCCGCTCCAGGGTCTCCGGGATCAAACGTGATCCCGAAACAGAAGACCTCGCCATAAAATATGTTATAGAAGACGGCACGTTACGGCAGGATACGTTCAATCTGGTTGTATTACCAATGGGTCTGGAAGCGCCCGATGGGAATTTCTCTCTGGCCAAGGCCACGGGTATCGGGCTTAATTCATACGGATTTTGCAAAACCGGTCTGTTTTCGCCCCTTGTTACGCAGAGGGACGGCATATACGTTGCCGGTGGATTTCGCGGGCCGATGGCGCTTCCGGATAGCGTTATGCAGGCCAGCGGTACGGCTG from Desulfovibrionales bacterium includes the following:
- the cobN gene encoding cobaltochelatase subunit CobN, which gives rise to MKIRAIMWNSHIPMLVRSARKLDFLDLKAFSSKALENDPSKLEETLRGLRDADVILLYRSSEGFWDTVEEQLKEIGQKVPIVCISYDPSFWYLSTVRPEVVSTCYSYVTIGGEENFVNMLCYLAKEAGGMDIRYEPPQEVPWEGLYHPRAGRYFRTVEDYLAWYKPKDKPGVGILFSRFYWVNDNLEVENALIEALEKQDLNVIPAFSYSVKDENLGAKGSGEVVREVFLTGGGTLRVQALVKLQPFLLDKVRGEDLSNAGDTSSGVEMLKTLDVPVFQPITAYSKNIEEWEKDAQGLSTDISWSVALPEFEGVIEPVIIGAAKRSGDEETGVTVEQRAAIRERCGRLATRVKKWIELRQKPISRRKVAFILHNNPCASVEATVGCGAHLDTLESVARIMKAMQEKGYQLDVPTSGKELIETIMDRKAISEFRWTAIDEIVKRGGALAMVSLDEYLKWWVTFPERTKKRIVDVWGEPPGEERHGIPAAMVYENKIVITGVDYGNAVVCVQPKRGCAGSKCDGRVCKILHDPDVPPPHQYLATYRYLEQVFGADVIVHVGTHGNVEFLPGKGVGLSDACLPDISIHELPHLYIYNADNSPEGIIAKRRSYATLVDHMQTVMTQGGLYEELEELGRYLGEYEQARITDKGRAHVLEHLILDLMKKINLDKEIKLTDDLPFETAAKAAHDALSRIRNTQIQDGMHIFGELPEGDKRIDFINSVLRYDAGEEVSLRKMICRLMGLDLKDLLSDQGAIDAHYLKSHGELLEEIDILSRELIKKVLNNNSGELGRALEEILGERMRDESHLEGLDLVRRQILELDSRIEDSKEIEALLHGLEAGYIPAGPSGLITRGRADVLPTGRNFYSLDPQRIPTKAACQVGERLAHALIEKYRREEGRIPENVAIHWMCADIMWSDGEGMAQIMRLLGVKPCWLSNGRVRGFEIIPLEELGRPRIDVTIRVSGITRDNFPNCIELVDEAVQAVAALDESVEMNFVRKHVLEQMASQGESPANKDAWRKATLRVFASKPGTYMPGVNLAVYASAWKEEKDLADVFIYWNGYAYGKGIYGQESHEQLIHSLKTVDVTFNKVVTDEYDLFGCCCYFGNHGGITAAARNISGKEVKTYYGDTREPEHVEVKDLADEVRRVVRTKLLNPKWIEGMKRHGYKGAGDISKRVGRVYGWEATTQEVDDWIFDDIARTFILDEENREFFEEHNPWALEEMARRLLEAEKRGLWAADPEVLNELKDAYLAIEGWIEERMEGVEGDFQGGSIDVLTPDDVENWGEMMQGIKDKVRSVTGNK
- a CDS encoding ATP-binding protein, with translation MKTKRVTYPFTAIVGQEKMKSALILNAVNPRLGGVLIRGEKGTAKSTAVRALANLLPEIEVVADCKFGCEPHVKEKMCQECAARLEQGESLPVGRRKIRVVDLPVSSTEDRVVGTLDIEQAIKKGEKRFESGILAEANRGILYVDEVNLLDDHIVDVLLDSAAMGVNIMEREGVSYSHPAQFILVGTMNPEEGELRPQLLDRFGLCVNVEGIIDPDLRVEVVKRRAAYEEDPVQFRKAWQEEENKLQEAIVRAKELLDRVIVSDDMLHLIARVAIEMHVDGHRADITIMKAAKTFAAFHGREKVSKEDIQTVAEMALQHRMRRKPFQKAGVEAGKIEEIIRGDFENVHAHAHVHSHKHTHK
- a CDS encoding putative cobaltochelatase, encoding MNWTKENVYPFSAVVGQDDLKMALLLNAVLPSIGGALIRGEKGTAKSTAVRALAALLPEIEVVPGCLFNCAPHDYQGLCADCKARVKQGDTLPVISRKISVIDLPLGCTEDRVVGMIDLEYAIKEGKKRFEPGLLAGAHRGILYIDEVNLLHDHIVDIILDAAAMGINIVEREGIAYTHPAEFILIGTMNPEEGELRPQLLDRFGLCVQVEGIESPGERVEVIKRREDFEKDPDEFIKRYQNAQHALEQRVIGARKVIPSVRIPEEMLRLCSTLALEAYVAGQRADIIMRKTAIAVAAFDGRKEVTEDDIKRAAGFVLLHRMRMPPQPRHEEKEREEPDESSADKDQTRAESRDNKAESQKEGRGDKEQEGRSSRGQGEGEQEDQGAGRSSLETVFSTGTPFRVKPIQAEKDRVVRKGSGRRSRTETSTKAGRYVRSTLSHRDADFALDATIRAAAPYQRERKREDIAIAIEKSDIRGRRREKKIGNFIVFVVDASGSMGAGKRMIATKGAIRSLLIDAYQKRDRVAMVAFRGDRAEVLLPPTNSIELTYKLLEELPTGGKTPLSHGITLGYEVIESYFHKDPNIYPMFILISDGKANIGLYGGKPVMESMEIANVIRDDSRIRSVVIDVEKAGMISFGLACQLSAQMGARYFKIDDLKANDLLEAIRNDLFQ
- a CDS encoding helix-turn-helix domain-containing protein, producing MDRLLGGLFIGDNVVWYDHSGSLASVFCLNFLQASLSNHKPVIYVTFDRSPRNLLDKLGPLADSPNLTILDAFTCGKGASTSVFMKFYEEPDPERLCHIRRVEKPGDMDYVIEALYGLHEALSGDVRLVFESITGMQKLWGGEEAVQKFYSHSCPRLYELNTIAYWIMEKLAHSPQLRAQINQIAQVAIDLSIKRGTTTLTILKAEGRSTADMHEPYRYWTKGLAITFDRQKQGANGINLGSRVKELRMKQGLSQAELAKLVGVTPSTISQVETDIIYPSLPALLKMAEVLSVDVGSLLQPSSKSEKQIIFPAAEAVEAGFEDIPTGSIQGKLLTPPDFQGNMEPYIIEIEPHQELPAHFFLHKGEEIGYVLSGKLKMVISNATYTIRAGDVIYLTAEMPSQWENPGPNVARLLWIKAK